From the Theobroma cacao cultivar B97-61/B2 chromosome 2, Criollo_cocoa_genome_V2, whole genome shotgun sequence genome, one window contains:
- the LOC18610055 gene encoding uncharacterized protein LOC18610055, with the protein MVEVGGGEGTRRRLPLWMQGKASKPDGGDKSSGIQEDGDGLVSGNSKPKKQPKKAVLPSENGETKKRRRKISQQDETCDVETASHKKMSIGLQEKQVRESSLQRKRKATSGRLRSGKDSKIPSPSDDDMGLTPEDLLSIAEEYVKADKGVELQELSIRECEFGRQLSTTASSKTKSESSLIDDNQRFPAHETTYDSTQSLAGEKRFINTSRTGDPAQDMLDLFLGPLLKKTAEEKRTEFFTKDLAFANELGKGSQNDVKEETAPLTKKKSTLRDKVAMLLD; encoded by the exons atggtTGAAGTTGGTGGTGGTGAGGGGACTAGACGGCGATTGCCGCTGTGGATGCAGGGTAAGGCAAGTAAGCCTGACGGCGGAGATAAAAGCAGTGGCATCCAAGAGGATGGGGATGGACTTGTCTCTGGCAATTCTAAGCCCAAAAAACAGCCTAAAAAAGCTGTCTTGCCTAGTGAAAATGGTGAAACCAAgaagaggagaagaaaaattagTCAACAAGATGAAACATGTGATGTTGAAACTGCTTCACACAAGAAAATGAGTATTGGGCTTCAGGAAAAACAAGTTCGGGAGTCTTCTCTTCAgcgaaaaagaaaagcaacgAGTGGTAGGTTGAGAAGTGGCAAGGATAGTAAAATCCCATCTCCATCTGATGATGACATGGGACTGACTCCAGAAGATTTGTTGAGCATTGCCGAAGAG TATGTCAAAGCTGATAAGGGCGTAGAGCTGCAAGAATTATCAATTAGGGAATGTGAATTTGGAAGGCAATTGTCAACCACAGCTTCTTCCAAAACCAAGTCAGAAAGTTCTCTTATTGATGATAACCAAAGATTTCCTGCTCATGAAACAACTTATGATTCAACTCAAAGTCTGGCAGGTGAAAAACGCTTCATCAATACCAGCAGAACAGGAGATCCTGCTCAGGACATGCTGGATCTGTTTTTAGGTCCTCTATTAAAGAAAACCGCGGAGGAGAAGAGGACTGAATTTTTTACAAAGGATCTGGCATTTGCCAACGAATTAGGAAAGGGAAGTCAGAATGATGTTAAAGAAGAAACAGCCCCCTTGACGAAGAAGAAGAGCACACTTAGGGATAAGGTAGCAATGCTACTTGATTGA
- the LOC18610053 gene encoding ADP-ribosylation factor GTPase-activating protein AGD4 — MAAFIKLEDSPMFQKQLCSLEFTADELKDRCQRLYKGSKKFMAALGEAYNGETSFADSLEAFGGGQDDPVSVSIGGPIMSKFINAFRELASYKELLRSQVEHVLIDRLMHFMTVDLQEAKESRRRFDKAINAYDQAREKFVSLKRNTRGDIVAELEEDLQNSKSAFERSRFNLVNALMNIEAKKKYEFLESISAIMDAHLRYFKLGYDLLSQLEPFIHQVLTYAQQSKELANAEQDKLEKRIQEFRTQAEIDSLRASSNLEPSTSADRIHVIGMNSDKNIEAIMQSSTNGEVQTIKQGYLLKRSSSLRGDWKRRFFVLDSQGTLYYYRNKGIKPMGSHHHYTGSAEQNSGVFARFRARHNRSSSFNEETLGCHTVDLHTSTIKMDAEDTDLRLCFRIISPLKTYTLQAENGADRMDWVNKITAVITSLLNSHILQQHVDNNDYACRATSDVRSLDSLGSLEIDWIGNRAEPVSSVFREIPGNDICAECSAPEPDWASLNLGILLCIECSGVHRNLGVHISKVRSLTLDVKVWEPSIVELFRTLGNAYCNSVWEGSLLKNERVDDTNAISTSIIKPCAKDAISHKEKYIHAKYVEKLLIIRDGTLPGVPPNSTNIWQAVKTDNLQEVYRLIAMSDTNIINTTFDDVVSIESYHHIDAQDSSLDSHKEERKQYDPSACQRIKDSNDPGNCLQGCSVLHLACQCGNPVMVELLLQFGADINMRDFHGRTPLHYCISIGNNTFAKHLLRRGARPSIKDGGGLSALERAMEKGAITDEELFILLSESQ, encoded by the exons ATGGCGGCCTTTATCAAGCTAGAAGATTCCCCTATGTTTCAAAAGCAG CTATGTTCTTTAGAGTTCACGGCTGATGAGTTGAAAGACCGCTGTCAAAGACTATACAAAGGAAGTAAGAAGTTTAT GGCAGCTCTTGGAGAAGCATATAATGGAGAAACTAGCTTTGCTGATTCTTTAGAAGCATTTGGTGGTGGACAAGATGATCCTGTTAGTGTCTCTATAGGAG GCCCGATCATGTCCAAGTTCATCAATGCCTTTCGTGAGCTTGCTAGCTATAAGGAGTTGCTACGTTCACAA GTGGAGCATGTGTTAATTGATCGGCTAATGCACTTTATGACTGTTGATTTGCAAGAAGCAAAG GAGTCTCGTCGGCGGTTTGACAAAGCTATCAATGCATATGATCAG GCACGTGAAAAGTTTGTGTCATTGAAGAGGAATACACGAGGAGATATTGTTGCTGAGCTAGAGGAG GATCTACAGAATTCAAAATCTGCTTTTGAGAGAAGCCGCTTCAATTTA GTAAATGCGCTAATGAATATAGAAGCAAAAAAGAAGTATGAGTTTCTGGAATCTATAAGTGCAATTATGGATGCCCATCTTAGATATTTTAAGCTG GGGTATGACTTATTGAGCCAGTTAGAGCCATTTATTCACCAg GTATTGACATATGCTCAACAATCAAAAGAATTAGCAAATGCTGAGCAAGATAAGCTTGAAAAGCGTATACAAGAATTCAGGACTCAAGCTGAGATAGACAGTTTGCGAGCTTCTAGTAACCTAGAGCCTTCAACAAGTGCTGATCGCATTCATGTTATTGGCATGAATTCGGACAAAAACATAGAAGCAATTATGCAGTCCTCAACAAATGGGGAG GTCCAGACAATCAAACAAGGATATTTGTTAAAACGTTCTTCAAGTTTGAGGGGAGATTGGAAGAGGAGGTTCTTTGTACTTGATAGTCAAGGGACTTTATACTATTATAGGAATAAGGGTATCAAACCAATG GGCTCTCACCATCATTACACTGGTTCAGCTGAACAAAATAGTGGTGTATTTGCTAGATTTCGTGCAAGGCATAATCGGTCATCATCATTTAACGAAGAAACTTTGGGCTGTCATACTGTTGATCTTCATACTTCAACAATAAAGATGGATGCAGAGGATACAGATTTACGACTTTGTTTCAGAATTATATCTCCACTGAAAACTTACACATTGCAG GCTGAAAATGGGGCAGATAGAATGGACTGGGTAAACAAGATAACTGCGGTTATTACATCTCTTTTGAATTCTCATATCCTGCAGCAG CATGTGGACAATAATGATTATGCTTGCCGAGCTACTTCTGATGTTAGGTCACTTGATAGCCTTGGTAGTTTAGAGATTGACTGGATAGGAAACAGAGCAGAGCCTGTTTCTTCAGTCTTTAGAGAAATTCCTGGAAATGATATTTGTGCAGAGTGCAGTGCTCCTGAACCTGATTGGGCATCTCTCAATCTTGGCATATTATTATGCATTGAATGCTCAGGTGTTCATCGGAATCTTGGTGTTCACATTTCAAAG GTGAGATCTTTGACGTTAGATGTCAAAGTGTGGGAACCTTCAATCGTGGAATTATTTCGTACTCTGGGCAATGCTTATTGTAACTCTGTATGGGAAGGTTCTCTCCTTAAGAATGAAAG AGTGGATGATACAAATGCTATTAgcacatcaattataaaacCATGTGCCAAAGATGCTATTTCCCATAAAGAGAAATACATTCATGCTAAG TATGTAGAAAAATTGCTAATCATCAGAGATGGAACACTACCTGGAGTTCCTCCTAACTCAACAAACATCTGGCAAGCAGTTAAGACGGATAATTTACAAGAAGTATATCGTCTAATTGCAATGTCAGACACCAATATCATCAATACCACCTTTGATGATGTTGTTAGCATTGAGTCGTATCACCATATTGATGCACAAGATTCATCACTTGATAGCCACAAAGAGGAAAGGAAACAGTATGATCCATCAGCCTGTCAGAGAATCAAGGATTCAAATGACCCAGGGAATTGTCTACAAGGTTGTTCAGTGTTGCATCTGGCATGCCAATGTGGCAATCCTGTGATGGTTGAACTGCTGCTGCAATTTGGTGCTGATATAAATATGCGCGACTTCCATGGCAGGACTCCTTTGCACTATTGCATTTCTATTGGGAACAACACATTTGCAAAGCATCTACTAAGAAG AGGTGCTCGACCATCAATTAAAGATGGTGGGGGATTAAGCGCATTAGAGAGGGCTATGGAGAAGGGAGCAATCACAGATGAGGAGCTATTTATTTTGCTCAGCGAAAGCCAGTGA